In Pseudomonas deceptionensis, a single window of DNA contains:
- the leuD gene encoding 3-isopropylmalate dehydratase small subunit: protein MKAFTQHTGLVAPLDRANVDTDQIIPKQFLKSIKRTGFGPNLFDEWRYLDVGQPYQDNSKRPLNKDFVLNAERYQGASVLLARENFGCGSSREHAPWALEEYGFRSIIAPSYADIFFNNSFKNGLLPIILSDAEVDELFAQVEAEPGYQLTVDLEAQTVTRPDGKVLSFEIDAFRKHCLLNGLDDIGLTLQDGDAIAVFESKHRASQPWLFRDA, encoded by the coding sequence ATGAAAGCTTTTACTCAGCACACCGGGCTTGTCGCACCTCTGGATCGAGCCAACGTCGACACTGACCAGATCATTCCCAAGCAGTTTTTGAAGTCGATCAAACGTACCGGCTTTGGCCCGAACCTGTTTGACGAATGGCGCTACCTGGATGTGGGGCAGCCGTACCAGGACAACTCCAAGCGCCCGCTGAACAAGGATTTTGTGCTCAATGCCGAGCGTTATCAGGGCGCCAGCGTACTGTTGGCCCGTGAAAACTTCGGTTGCGGCTCCAGCCGTGAGCACGCGCCCTGGGCGCTGGAAGAGTACGGCTTTCGCAGCATCATCGCGCCGAGCTATGCCGACATCTTCTTCAATAACAGCTTCAAAAACGGTTTGTTGCCGATCATTTTGAGCGACGCTGAAGTGGATGAACTGTTTGCCCAGGTCGAAGCCGAGCCGGGTTACCAGCTCACCGTGGACCTTGAAGCACAAACCGTGACCCGTCCGGATGGCAAGGTGTTGAGCTTCGAGATAGACGCGTTTCGCAAGCATTGCCTGCTCAACGGTCTGGACGATATCGGCCTGACCTTGCAGGACGGCGATGCGATTGCCGTGTTCGAAAGCAAGCACCGCGCAAGCCAGCCGTGGTTGTTCCGCGACGCTTAA
- a CDS encoding class I SAM-dependent methyltransferase, with translation MTSTAQHTQVVQKQFGEQASAYLSSAVHAQGTEFGLLKAELAGKSEARVLDLGCGAGHVSFHVAALVKEVVAYDLSQQMLDVVSAAAIDRELGNISTVCGAAERLPFADGEFDYVLSRYSAHHWSDLGLALREVRRVLKPGGVAAFIDVISPGSPLFDTYLQSVEVLRDTSHVRDYSTAEWLRQISEAGLHTRSTQRQRLRLEFSSWIERMRTPQVMSAAIRQLQQSMGAEVRDYFDIEADGSFSTDVLVLWAEK, from the coding sequence ATGACCAGCACCGCCCAGCACACTCAGGTTGTACAAAAACAGTTCGGCGAACAGGCTTCGGCCTATCTGAGCAGTGCCGTGCACGCGCAAGGCACAGAGTTCGGCCTGCTAAAGGCCGAGCTGGCCGGCAAGTCAGAGGCGCGGGTGCTGGATCTGGGCTGTGGCGCGGGCCATGTGAGTTTCCATGTGGCGGCACTGGTCAAGGAAGTGGTGGCTTACGACCTGTCGCAGCAAATGCTCGATGTCGTAAGCGCCGCCGCGATCGATCGCGAGCTGGGCAATATCAGTACCGTGTGCGGTGCGGCCGAGCGCCTGCCGTTTGCCGATGGTGAGTTCGACTACGTGCTCAGCCGTTATTCGGCGCACCACTGGAGCGACCTCGGCCTGGCCCTGCGTGAAGTGCGCCGGGTGCTCAAGCCGGGTGGGGTGGCAGCGTTTATCGATGTGATTTCTCCCGGCAGCCCGCTGTTCGACACCTATCTGCAAAGTGTCGAGGTGCTGCGCGACACCAGCCATGTGCGCGATTATTCGACGGCCGAGTGGCTGCGCCAGATCAGCGAAGCCGGTTTGCATACGCGCAGCACACAGCGTCAGCGTTTGCGTTTAGAGTTCAGCTCCTGGATCGAGCGCATGCGTACGCCGCAGGTCATGAGCGCGGCCATTCGCCAGTTGCAACAGTCGATGGGCGCGGAAGTTCGCGACTATTTCGACATTGAAGCCGATGGCTCGTTCAGTACAGATGTGCTGGTGCTTTGGGCTGAGAAGTAA